The Candidatus Baltobacteraceae bacterium DNA window GCGCCACGGCGCGGCGCCCATCGAGTGACTGACGAGATACGTCGAGGTTCCCAGAATCGGAAACTGATCGCGATAGAGGGCTTGCGTTAACGCGCTATGCATATGTGCTGCTCGTCCCTAAAAGCGTGCGGACTTCCCATAACTCCGGGAAAAGTTTGTAGGCGAGCGTCGCCTGCAGATAGTCGACGCCCGGCGAACCTCCGGTCCCGCGCTTGTGGCCGATCATGCGTTCGACCATGCGCACGTGGCGTCCGCGCCACAGCAAGAGCCGCTCGTCGAACTCGATGAGCTCCTCGAGCAGCAAGTAGAGATCGTAATACTCGCCCTCTTCACCGCTGTAGATGCGGCGAAACGACTCGACGAGCGCTTCGGGCGTGTCGACGGCGAATCCGCGCCGCTGCAGTACCCCTTTGAGCTTGTCGTACAGCGACGGCTCGGCAGCGCGGCGCTCGAGCCGCGCGCGCTGCGCGTCGTCGAGCTCGACGTACTTGAGCACGTCGGTGCGGCGCAGACCGGAGAGAAACTCGACCTCGCGAAACTGGATCGACTGAAACCCGCTGGCCGGATTGAGGTTATCGCGAAACGCGTTGAACTCTTGCGGCGTCATCGTCTCGAGAATATCGACCTGCTGCTCGAGCAGCCGTTGAATCGTATGGATTCGCCGAAAATGCTTGGCGACGCGCAAGAGGTCGTCGCGGTCCATCGCCCGCATCGCGGCTTCGAGCTCGTGCAGCAGTTGCTTGAACCACAGTTCGTAGACCTGATGGATGATGATGAACAGCATTTCGTCGTGATGCGCCGGCTGCGACAGCGGCTGCTGAAGGTCCAAGAGCTGATTGACCTTGAGATAGGAACCGTACGAAAGGCGTTCGCTCATCGAAGCTATTGCACCGTTACGTTAAACGTCAGCGTTCTGACGGGCGGAGCGTTCGGCTCGAACGGCCGCCCGTAGGAGAAGTGGATTACCGTAGCGCCGCTGCGATTGGCGTGATAGATAAAAATCTGCTGCCCGCCGCCGCCAATCAATCCGTTACTCGGATTTTGATAGACGTTGCCTTCGTAGGCGAGAATCTTGCCGTCGTCGATCGCTTGCTTCCACGTATAGCCCGTCGCCTCGTTAGACGGCAGCGCGATGAAGAACTCCTCGCCGGCATCGACGGTCACCGGCTGGGAAGCGTCGGTAAACACCGGTGTATGCGGCGCCAACCCTAACAGTGCGAGAGCCGCTGTCATCCCGAGCGCAGCGAGCGTCAGCGAGCGAAGTCGAAGGGCAGGCGCACGTACCATTACGCTTCTCCAATGTGGGCGTACTGTTGGTCGATCGTACCGCGCAGCACGTGCCAAGCCATGAGATAATCCGCCGCGAGCGACGAAAGCGGGGCCCTAAACGTCTCGGGCTTGTTGCGCTCGATGACCGCGTGCGAAATCCAGGCGGGGCCGTAACCGGCTACGAGCGCCGCGGCTGCGAGCCAGGGTTTGCGCGTCGCCACGGACGCGGCAACCAGCGTCGTGGCGGCGAGCGTTCCCGCGACGTGCAAGGCGCGCGTCGTTGGGTGGCTGTGCGCCCGCAGATAGCGCGGCCAAAACTCTTGGAAGGACATGAGCTACGGGATACCCCGTGGGAGCGTCGAAATCCGGCCCCGGTCATGAACGTTTTGCGTTTGAGCTGGGCCGCTTGCGCCGCCGCGGTCGCGTTGGCTGCGTGCTCGGGCGGCCATCCGGGCGGTGCCCAGCCGTCGCCGAAAGCGACCAATCCGGTGAACTTCCCACTCTTCGACGGCGCCGAGGTGCTGTCGTCGCGAGCGTGGCACGAGACGATCTCGTCGCGTCCCGGCGTGGCCGACAGCGCGCTGCTCACGCAAGGTGCCGGTACCTACGACGGTCACGACGTCGTCGCCGGAACGCAGGCGCTAATGCCGTCGCTCGAAGCGTGGCTGCGCGATCTCGACGCGCATCCGCCCAGCGGATACACGTCGGCGGTGCGCGGCAACGGTATCGACGCGGTGCGCGACCACACGCGCGATCTCGGCATCGACTTTGCCGTCTTCGAGCGCCCCGAAAACGGCAAACAGCACGGCGTCGTCGTGCTCGCGGTCGATCCGCAGACGCTCGATCAGAAGGCGGGGCCGATGCTCGGCATGATCGGAAAGTTCAAACTGCTCCCCCAAACCCTGCGCGACTCGATCGACGGTCAGGCGAAGAAACAAACCGGTTTTTCCGTTACCGAGCTGACCAATCCGAACTCGCCGATCGGCGCAGCGATTCTAGCGCTCGATCAGCTGCGCGACTTCGGCGGGCGCGGCATCGTCATCATTGACGCCATTAAGCAGTAGCGAACCAGTTGAGTAACGGAACGGCTCGTTGGCGCGAGTACGGGCAATGGACGGTGCTCAACGCACTTTGGATTCCGCTGTCGTTCCAAGACGCGGCGCTCATGACGATCGCGGTGCCGGCCGCACTGCTCAAGCTCGCGCCCGCCCAGCACGTCGCCGCGCTCTCGGCGCTGGCAAGTATCGCGGCGTTTGCCGCGATGATCGTTCAGCCGTTTGCGGGCTGGTTGTCGGATCGGCTGCGGCGCGGCGGCGGCCAGCGCAAGATGTTCGTCGCGGCGGGACTAGCCGTCGACGTCGCGGCGCTGATCGCGGTTCCGTTTACCCATTCATTGTTTGCATTCAGCGCTTGCCTCGTTATCGCGGTTGCCGCCGCGAACGTCGCGTTGGCGGCGTATCAAGCGCTGCTGCCCGAGCTCGTCGAGCGAATCCATTGGGGGGCGGTCTCGGGCGTGCGGGGCGCGCTGACGCTCGTCGGTACGGTGCTGGGGCTGGCAATCGCCGGCAACGCTCCCGATCCGCACATCACGTTTATCGCTGCGGCCATCGCTCTTGCGATCTGTTCGCTGTCGCTGCTGGGCGTGCGCGAGGTCGAGTACGAAGAGCCCGGGCACGCGCACGTGCGCGACTGGCACGACTTCATGGTCGTCTTCGCCGCGCGCACTCTCGTCTTTTTCGGATTGGTGCTGCTGCAGACGTTCGTGCTCTTTTATTTCCACGACGTGCAGGGGCTGCCCAACGCTTCGGCGGGCACCGCGGTCGCTGCGTTCTGCACGATGCTGGGCGCTACCGGGTCGTCGATCTATCTCGGCATTCTCTCCGACCGCGCGCCGCGCAAGATCATCACGGCGATAGCCGGAGTTCCAATGGCGCTCGCGGCAATCGGCTTTGCAATCGCGCCGGCGCCGCAGTGGATTTTCTTGTACGCGTTTCTGTTCGGGATCGGTTTCGGCGGCGTTTTTTCCAGCGGCTGGGCGCTGGCGATGGACAGCATTCCGGCCATGCGCGACGTGGCGCGCGATCTCGGGCTGTGGGGCATCGCGACGAACCTGCCCAACGTGATCGCACCACAGATCGGCGGTTGGCTAATCGGCCTCTTTCACGGTACGCGCGACGGGTATCAAGCCGTCTTCGGGCTGGCGGGGTTTAGCTTCGCGCTGGCGTCGCTCTCGGTGCTGCGCGTCGGTCGTTATCCGATGTCGTCGATGTGGGGGATTCCCCTTCGCTTCGCCGCTATCGCTCCGACCTATTGGTGGAATCACACGGCCTGCCGCGTACGGCGCTTTGGAAGCCTTCCGCGCAAACGCGCGGCGAGCGTTCTTCTCGCTAACCATCAGCACGATCTCGAAGGGCAAGCGATCGTGGCCGACGCCTTTATGCGTGGTCCGTGGCGCCATCCCATCTACATGGTGAACTCGCGCCGGATGTTCGAGCCCGGATTCCTTGCCGTGCGGCTGCCCTTCGTGCGTTCGCTTCTGCGCAACTACAATGCCGCTCCGCTGTTCGGCGCACTCGGTATGATGCCGCTCGAGAACGAACTGAGCTCGCGCGAGATTTCGGCGCTGGCGTGGTCGATTCAGCGACGGCACGGTGCGCTGCCGCTGAGCGAGATCTTCGACGAAAAGACCGCGGCGCCGTTTGCGCCGGGGACGAAGACCGACGATCTGCTGCGCGCGGAAAACTTTGAACGATCGCACACGATCGTCAAGCTGAGCGCGCTGCGCGAGCCGTACCGCAAAGAGATTCTCGACGAGACCCGCGCCCTGGTTACCGAAGATTTACAGCGCATGGAGAACGTGGTGCGGCGTGGGGCGACGTTCTACATGACGCCCGAAGGGTTCTATTCGACCGACGGACGGCTAGGTCGAATAAAGGGCGTCTACGATCGATTGGCGCCGCATGCGACGGTCTATCTCGCGGGCGTCAGCTACGATCCGTTCGTCTCGAAGCGATTGTCGCTGCTGTACCGGATCGTTCGTCTCGACGATCGCGAACACTTAAAAGAGACGCTCGCGGCGATTCGTCCGGTGACGGCGAGCCATCTGCTGGGCGCGTGGCTCGAAGACCGCGCGCAGCCGTTTAGCGCGCAAGAGGCGATCGACGGCGTAACGGCGCGCCTGGGCGCCCTGCCGCCGCAACTTTTCGTCGATCCCGAGCTTCGGCGCAATCCCGCGCGTTTGGTGCGCGCCGCCCTTCCGTTGATGGTCGACTGGGGAATTCTGCGGCGCGACGGTGCCGCTTACGTCTTAAACGAGACGCGGGGTCACCCGCAGTTCCCGAAGGTGCAGGACATTATCGCCTATCAGGCGCGCTTCTTGGAAGAAACGATCGCCAACGCCGCTTACTCGACGACGATCACCGTCGAGTAAGTCAGATCGGCGCGCGCCGGCAGCCTGGGGCGCTGCTGCGTGTTGCCGGGCGGTCCGATGCCGAAATCGTCGTAATCGAAGCCGATGACCTGAACGTTGAGCAGATCGCCCTTGCAGAACGTCTTCGCACCGCCCTTACCGTAGTTTCCGAGATCGTCCGGAACGCGCAGCGTACCGCTCTTATCGAAGCGCAGGGTCGCAAAACCCAATCCGGTGTTGCACGGATTCGACGACGGCGCCGGCGGGACGTTCGCATCGATAATGTTCACGAGCGCTTGGTTCACGCCGCGCGGAAATCGAAGCGTCACGACCGCACCACCGCGATGGTCGGAATGCGCGGTGACGTTCGTAAAGCTCGGGAGCAGCGCCGGTCGAAACTCCGCGCTCGCCGTCTGCGTCGTCGCGCGGCCGTTTTGCGAGTACGTGACGGTTAGCGTGTACTTTCCGGCTGGGGGCAGCTTCTTGAAAGCGATCATATAGAAGCCTTCCGGCGAGCTCGACGGAATTTGCACGAGCGAGGAAAGCGCGCTTGCGGCCAGCGTCGTTGCCGGATAGGCCGGCGGTCCGCCGTAGAACGGCTCGGTGCCGCCGCCGAAGGTCAGTTTCGCCGCGACGTCGGCGAACTGCGGTTGAAACGGATAGAAGTTGATGCCGGCGCAGCTGCATCCCGGCGGTCCGATGCCGAAACCGTCGGCACCCGCTAAGACGCGCGTTTGCGTCGGCCCGACTTGAAATTGATTCGACGCCGCACCGATCGGAATCGCGGCTTTGCCGCTACCCGGATCCTTGGAGTGCTTGGGACCTTGCAATCCGAGCGGCCCGGTTAACGTCGCAGTCGTAATCGGAATCGCCGTGTATCCCTGCGCGCCGCGAAATGTTTCCAGCAGGTTTACGCCTTGATTGAGTCCGCTGAGGTTGGCCGTGCCGAGCGATAGCTGCAGCGCGACGCTGCCGCTGCCGGGGGGCGGTCCGCTCGTAATCGGCGGCGTCGTGTTCGCCTGTCCCGTGGTGCAGGCGGTCAGCGCAAGCGCGAGCAGCGCGCCGCGTTTCATCACAACGTAAACCTCGTGAAGAGCGTGTACTGACGCCCAAAGCCCGACGGAATCGTGAAGTACGGTCCGGCCGGATACGCCTTGACCGCTCCTTGTAAACCGAGCACGGGATTTGCGCCGGAGCCCGGGCCGAACGCACCGTAGCCGTTATTGACGTAGCCGGGATTGTAGTACGGATAGTTGGCGTAGTTGCCCAGAACGTTCTGCAGTTCGAATCCGACGGTGACGCGCCCGTGCTCGAAGCTGCGCGCGACGAGCAGGTTGGCAAACAGCGCGCGATGCGTGAGCGCACCGTTGAGCGTCGCGCTGCAGCCGCCGCCGGTCGCGCCGATAATGTGCGGATGCTGCGGCGTTCCGGGCGACTGCGGATCGACGTAGTAACAGAACTGGCTGCCGAATCCGCCGTAGAGATTGGTATTCGGGACGAACATCGGCACGCCGTTGACGTAGACCGGATCCATCGCCCAAATACCGATCGGATAGCCGTTCTCGAAACGGAAGATCGGGTCGACCTCCCAGTCCTGGTGATGGTAGTCGAGCGTCAGCGCGCCGGTCAGCGGCGACAAGTACGGCGGATGAAACAGCGCGCCCGTGGCGAGCAGCGCCGGCTGCACCGACGGGCGAAACGCGTTGCTCGTCACGTAGTTGACGAACTGGTTGATGTACGTGGCGTTGAGCTGCACCGAGAGCCCTTGCGACACTTGGCGCGAAAGCTGAAACTCCAGGCCGGCGGTTTGCGCGGCGCCTTGGTTGGTCACCGAGATCGTTCCCGGAATGACCGCGCCTTGCCCGGTAACGGTAACCTGCTGGCTGTTGACGATCACGCCGTAGTCGCGCCGGTCGAAAAACGTGAG harbors:
- a CDS encoding DUF962 domain-containing protein; protein product: MSFQEFWPRYLRAHSHPTTRALHVAGTLAATTLVAASVATRKPWLAAAALVAGYGPAWISHAVIERNKPETFRAPLSSLAADYLMAWHVLRGTIDQQYAHIGEA
- a CDS encoding MFS transporter, whose amino-acid sequence is MSNGTARWREYGQWTVLNALWIPLSFQDAALMTIAVPAALLKLAPAQHVAALSALASIAAFAAMIVQPFAGWLSDRLRRGGGQRKMFVAAGLAVDVAALIAVPFTHSLFAFSACLVIAVAAANVALAAYQALLPELVERIHWGAVSGVRGALTLVGTVLGLAIAGNAPDPHITFIAAAIALAICSLSLLGVREVEYEEPGHAHVRDWHDFMVVFAARTLVFFGLVLLQTFVLFYFHDVQGLPNASAGTAVAAFCTMLGATGSSIYLGILSDRAPRKIITAIAGVPMALAAIGFAIAPAPQWIFLYAFLFGIGFGGVFSSGWALAMDSIPAMRDVARDLGLWGIATNLPNVIAPQIGGWLIGLFHGTRDGYQAVFGLAGFSFALASLSVLRVGRYPMSSMWGIPLRFAAIAPTYWWNHTACRVRRFGSLPRKRAASVLLANHQHDLEGQAIVADAFMRGPWRHPIYMVNSRRMFEPGFLAVRLPFVRSLLRNYNAAPLFGALGMMPLENELSSREISALAWSIQRRHGALPLSEIFDEKTAAPFAPGTKTDDLLRAENFERSHTIVKLSALREPYRKEILDETRALVTEDLQRMENVVRRGATFYMTPEGFYSTDGRLGRIKGVYDRLAPHATVYLAGVSYDPFVSKRLSLLYRIVRLDDREHLKETLAAIRPVTASHLLGAWLEDRAQPFSAQEAIDGVTARLGALPPQLFVDPELRRNPARLVRAALPLMVDWGILRRDGAAYVLNETRGHPQFPKVQDIIAYQARFLEETIANAAYSTTITVE
- a CDS encoding tryptophan 2,3-dioxygenase family protein, with product MSERLSYGSYLKVNQLLDLQQPLSQPAHHDEMLFIIIHQVYELWFKQLLHELEAAMRAMDRDDLLRVAKHFRRIHTIQRLLEQQVDILETMTPQEFNAFRDNLNPASGFQSIQFREVEFLSGLRRTDVLKYVELDDAQRARLERRAAEPSLYDKLKGVLQRRGFAVDTPEALVESFRRIYSGEEGEYYDLYLLLEELIEFDERLLLWRGRHVRMVERMIGHKRGTGGSPGVDYLQATLAYKLFPELWEVRTLLGTSSTYA
- a CDS encoding protease inhibitor I42 family protein, whose product is MVRAPALRLRSLTLAALGMTAALALLGLAPHTPVFTDASQPVTVDAGEEFFIALPSNEATGYTWKQAIDDGKILAYEGNVYQNPSNGLIGGGGQQIFIYHANRSGATVIHFSYGRPFEPNAPPVRTLTFNVTVQ